A single genomic interval of Flavihumibacter rivuli harbors:
- a CDS encoding VOC family protein, producing the protein MKHAISWFEIPTTDIERAARFYEAVFQVSLVPMEMPNLKMRMFPIDDPMEGIGGALCQAEGFYHPSLSHGPLIYLNGNPDVQLYLDRIVGAGGKVLVPKTEISPEYGFMAVFEDSEGNRIALHSVPAGA; encoded by the coding sequence ATGAAGCATGCCATCAGCTGGTTTGAGATCCCCACTACAGATATTGAAAGGGCTGCCAGGTTTTATGAGGCTGTTTTCCAGGTAAGCCTGGTGCCCATGGAAATGCCCAACCTGAAAATGCGGATGTTCCCTATTGACGATCCTATGGAAGGGATCGGTGGGGCACTATGCCAGGCAGAAGGCTTCTACCATCCTTCCCTCAGTCATGGACCCCTTATCTACCTGAATGGAAACCCTGATGTCCAGCTGTATTTAGACCGCATAGTTGGTGCAGGAGGAAAGGTCCTTGTTCCCAAAACAGAAATATCTCCTGAATATGGCTTTATGGCTGTCTTTGAGGATTCGGAAGGCAATAGGATTGCCTTACATTCAGTGCCTGCGGGGGCATAG
- a CDS encoding DUF5606 family protein, whose amino-acid sequence MEYNRIIAVTGLPGLFELVSSKTDGAIVRSLDDNTTKFVSSRIHNFSHLESIEIYTIRENVNLVDVFQAIEKSGEALPNVKDGAALKAFFKKVYADMDFERVYASDMKKMVKWYEVLKKNNVEIKLSQYAPVEEAAEVVEAAAPVVEVAEEKPAKAPKKKAAKKDAAEPVAEGEEKPKKTTRKKKTEE is encoded by the coding sequence ATGGAATACAACAGAATCATTGCAGTGACCGGATTGCCGGGATTGTTTGAATTGGTCAGCAGTAAGACAGACGGTGCGATCGTTCGCTCCCTTGATGATAACACGACTAAATTTGTTTCTTCCCGGATCCACAACTTCTCCCACCTGGAGAGTATCGAGATCTACACGATCAGGGAGAACGTTAACCTGGTGGATGTTTTCCAGGCAATTGAAAAGTCAGGTGAAGCCTTACCCAATGTTAAGGATGGTGCGGCTTTGAAGGCCTTCTTCAAGAAGGTTTATGCCGATATGGACTTCGAACGGGTGTATGCCAGCGATATGAAGAAGATGGTGAAGTGGTATGAAGTCCTGAAGAAGAACAATGTGGAGATCAAACTCAGCCAGTACGCGCCTGTTGAAGAAGCAGCAGAAGTGGTTGAAGCAGCAGCCCCGGTAGTGGAAGTGGCAGAAGAAAAACCTGCAAAGGCCCCCAAGAAAAAGGCAGCCAAGAAAGACGCAGCTGAGCCTGTTGCTGAAGGTGAAGAAAAGCCTAAAAAGACAACCCGCAAGAAAAAGACGGAAGAATAA
- a CDS encoding M3 family oligoendopeptidase, protein MNFTADIKKEPRSFLPESLVIDKWETLEPYFKELLERPIESVQGLEKWMKDASELEAVVSEDACWRQIRMTCDTENKELEEAFNFFVMEIQPRIQPYADKLNRKLVDCPFTASLDQEKYFTYLRSVKNSIALFREANIPLQAEISVMAQHYGVISGKMTVKIDDKEYTLQQASKFLENPDRKVRELAYRRIQERRYQDKDSLNDLFSQLLAKRHQVALNAGFANYRDYKFAEMGRFDYTKEDCFAFHEAVKKHIVPLVAGIYRKKKTKLGLDTLRPWDTDAEPEGVEPLRPFTNGEELLNKTVDCLRQLRPFFADCLLTMKKMGRLDLESRKGKAPGGYNCPLAETGAPFIFMNAAGQMHDVTTMVHESGHAVHSFLAHPLPLSAFKEYPMEVAEVASMSMELFTMDYWTSFFSKEEELKRAKEHQLERVITIFPWIAIIDKYQHWLYENPGHSLEERAKRWMEINEEFSTGELDLGGLEEFRKYGWQRQLHLFEVPFYYIEYGIAQLGAIGMWMQFKTDKEKALDNYMHALSLGGTRTLPELYKAAGIKFDLGPDRVEELMGFVQQEMNRS, encoded by the coding sequence ATGAATTTTACCGCTGATATCAAGAAAGAACCGCGCAGTTTTTTACCAGAAAGCCTGGTGATCGATAAATGGGAAACTCTTGAACCCTATTTCAAGGAGTTGCTGGAAAGGCCAATTGAATCTGTACAGGGCCTGGAAAAATGGATGAAGGATGCCAGTGAACTGGAAGCTGTAGTCAGTGAGGATGCCTGCTGGCGACAGATCAGGATGACCTGCGACACCGAGAACAAGGAATTGGAGGAAGCCTTCAACTTCTTTGTTATGGAGATCCAACCCAGGATCCAGCCCTATGCGGATAAGCTTAACCGTAAGTTGGTCGACTGTCCTTTTACCGCTTCGCTGGACCAGGAAAAATATTTTACCTATCTCCGTAGCGTTAAGAACAGCATCGCCCTTTTCAGGGAAGCCAATATCCCCCTGCAGGCCGAAATCAGTGTAATGGCCCAGCATTATGGGGTGATCAGCGGAAAAATGACGGTGAAGATCGATGATAAGGAATACACCCTTCAGCAAGCAAGCAAGTTCCTGGAAAACCCGGACAGGAAGGTCAGGGAATTGGCCTACAGACGCATCCAGGAAAGAAGGTACCAGGACAAGGATAGCCTGAATGACCTGTTCTCCCAATTGCTGGCAAAGCGCCACCAGGTAGCCTTGAATGCCGGTTTCGCCAATTACCGTGATTATAAGTTTGCCGAAATGGGACGCTTCGATTACACAAAAGAAGATTGCTTTGCATTCCATGAGGCAGTGAAAAAACATATCGTTCCATTGGTTGCCGGGATCTACCGGAAGAAAAAAACAAAGCTTGGCTTAGATACCCTTCGTCCCTGGGATACAGATGCAGAACCCGAAGGTGTTGAACCCTTAAGGCCTTTCACTAATGGGGAAGAGTTGCTCAACAAAACTGTTGATTGCCTTCGACAACTCAGGCCATTCTTTGCCGATTGCCTGCTTACTATGAAAAAAATGGGTAGGCTTGACCTCGAAAGCCGCAAGGGTAAAGCTCCCGGTGGTTATAATTGTCCACTGGCAGAAACAGGCGCCCCTTTCATTTTTATGAATGCCGCCGGACAAATGCATGATGTGACCACCATGGTTCATGAAAGCGGTCACGCTGTGCATTCCTTCCTTGCACATCCCCTACCTCTTAGCGCATTCAAGGAATATCCAATGGAAGTGGCTGAAGTAGCCAGTATGTCAATGGAATTGTTCACCATGGATTACTGGACAAGTTTCTTTTCTAAAGAAGAGGAGTTGAAAAGGGCTAAGGAGCACCAGCTGGAAAGGGTGATAACCATCTTCCCATGGATCGCTATCATAGACAAATACCAGCATTGGCTTTATGAAAACCCCGGTCATTCCCTCGAAGAAAGGGCGAAGAGATGGATGGAGATAAACGAAGAATTCTCAACTGGCGAATTAGATCTGGGTGGCCTTGAAGAATTCCGCAAATACGGCTGGCAACGCCAATTGCATCTTTTTGAAGTGCCCTTCTATTACATCGAATATGGAATTGCGCAATTGGGTGCTATTGGTATGTGGATGCAATTCAAAACGGATAAGGAGAAGGCATTGGACAATTATATGCATGCATTAAGCCTGGGTGGAACCCGGACCTTACCGGAATTGTATAAGGCGGCTGGGATCAAATTTGACCTGGGTCCTGATCGTGTGGAAGAATTGATGGGATTTGTTCAACAAGAGATGAACAGAAGTTGA
- a CDS encoding Fur family transcriptional regulator, translating to MQDRIHDILKRNQLSVTGSRVKILELFLGQQGALAHADIEKGTDEKFDRVTVYRTLQVFLNKGIIHTIPTSDNSIRYALCKEECSEGHHHDNHVHFVCDSCGNTICLEEVSIPSIQLPKGYSIKQVEMVVSGKCKTCK from the coding sequence ATGCAGGACCGCATTCATGATATCCTAAAACGGAACCAGTTAAGTGTAACCGGTAGCAGGGTGAAGATCCTGGAGTTATTCCTTGGCCAACAGGGTGCACTTGCTCATGCAGACATTGAAAAAGGCACGGATGAAAAGTTTGACCGGGTGACCGTTTACAGGACCTTGCAGGTTTTCCTGAACAAGGGAATCATTCACACCATCCCTACTTCGGATAATAGTATCCGCTATGCCCTTTGCAAGGAAGAATGCAGTGAAGGGCATCACCATGATAACCATGTTCACTTTGTTTGTGATTCCTGTGGCAATACCATTTGCCTGGAAGAAGTCTCCATCCCATCCATTCAACTCCCTAAAGGGTATTCGATCAAGCAGGTGGAGATGGTGGTTAGCGGTAAATGCAAAACCTGCAAGTAA
- a CDS encoding SCO family protein gives MSKKAIYYLLFFVVLFFGFVYAMNRALPGFTEVKLPVLSRVQPFHFLDQEGREVTERTIEGKVYVAEYFFTTCKGICPKMNTNMKKVYEKYRNEKGFAILSHSVDPETDSVGRMKTYADSLGVNGGNWYFLTGRKDSLYHVARVSYLLDDPKNNNEKIEDQFIHTQFFALVDKKGQVRKIYDGLKQEELEDLMKDIPELLKEKTSGGARFANGLFNNNPQ, from the coding sequence ATGAGCAAGAAAGCGATCTACTACCTGTTGTTTTTTGTGGTCCTGTTTTTTGGGTTTGTATATGCCATGAACCGTGCCTTGCCGGGTTTTACTGAAGTGAAATTGCCGGTTCTCAGCAGGGTACAACCCTTTCATTTCCTCGATCAGGAAGGTCGGGAAGTAACGGAAAGGACGATTGAAGGAAAGGTTTACGTTGCCGAGTATTTCTTTACGACCTGTAAGGGGATCTGTCCAAAAATGAATACCAACATGAAGAAGGTATATGAGAAATACAGGAATGAAAAGGGCTTTGCCATACTTTCCCACAGTGTGGATCCGGAAACCGATTCGGTGGGCAGGATGAAGACATATGCAGATTCATTGGGTGTGAATGGCGGCAACTGGTATTTCCTTACCGGCAGGAAGGACAGTCTCTACCATGTGGCCCGTGTAAGTTACCTGCTGGATGACCCGAAGAATAACAATGAGAAAATAGAAGACCAATTCATCCATACGCAATTCTTTGCCCTGGTAGACAAGAAGGGCCAGGTAAGGAAGATCTATGATGGATTGAAGCAGGAAGAGTTGGAAGACCTGATGAAGGACATACCAGAGTTACTCAAGGAAAAAACATCAGGTGGAGCGAGGTTTGCGAACGGATTATTCAATAACAATCCCCAGTAA
- a CDS encoding MerC domain-containing protein, whose product MNFKINWDALGIAASLACAIHCAILPLIMTSLPVFGINIIDNMSFEYLMILLAFLIGVNALSHGYRKHHHQILPILIFVFGIILLIAKQLWHEWQLYFLVPAVAAVVFAHFYNYRLCRKANHCHASDCNH is encoded by the coding sequence ATGAATTTTAAGATCAATTGGGACGCTTTAGGAATTGCCGCATCATTAGCCTGTGCTATCCACTGCGCGATCCTGCCATTAATCATGACGAGCCTGCCGGTATTCGGTATCAATATCATTGACAATATGTCCTTTGAATACCTGATGATCCTGCTGGCCTTCCTGATCGGTGTCAATGCCCTATCCCATGGATACCGGAAGCACCATCACCAGATCCTGCCCATCCTGATCTTTGTTTTTGGAATTATATTGCTGATAGCCAAGCAATTATGGCATGAATGGCAATTGTATTTCCTAGTGCCCGCAGTAGCCGCGGTCGTATTTGCCCATTTCTATAACTATCGCCTCTGCAGGAAAGCCAACCACTGCCACGCCAGTGACTGTAATCACTAA
- a CDS encoding NifU family protein produces the protein MIKTGNPVISIYTEMTPNPETMKFVANKLLYPGKSIDLPDMESAKPSPLAVELFGFPFIKSVFIASNFVTLTKTSDAEWNDVIPTIRQFLKEYLEEGKAVVNEEELAQIKPASSNEVTADDDDIVKRIKELLENYVKPAVEMDGGAIQFKSYNDGVVNLMLQGSCSGCPSSMITLKAGIEGMMKRMIPEVKEVVAEAE, from the coding sequence ATGATCAAGACTGGAAATCCTGTAATCAGTATCTATACGGAAATGACTCCGAACCCGGAAACGATGAAGTTCGTTGCCAACAAACTGCTGTATCCCGGTAAGAGCATTGACCTGCCCGATATGGAAAGCGCAAAACCTTCACCGCTCGCTGTGGAGTTGTTTGGCTTCCCCTTTATCAAGAGCGTATTCATCGCCTCTAATTTCGTGACCCTCACCAAGACCTCCGATGCAGAATGGAATGATGTGATCCCGACCATCCGCCAGTTCCTGAAGGAGTACCTGGAAGAAGGCAAGGCTGTGGTGAACGAAGAGGAATTGGCCCAGATCAAACCAGCCAGCTCTAATGAAGTAACCGCCGACGACGATGATATCGTGAAGCGCATCAAGGAATTGCTGGAGAACTATGTTAAACCAGCCGTTGAAATGGATGGTGGCGCTATCCAGTTCAAAAGTTATAATGATGGCGTGGTCAACCTGATGCTGCAGGGAAGCTGCAGTGGTTGCCCATCCAGCATGATCACCCTGAAAGCGGGTATCGAAGGCATGATGAAGCGCATGATCCCTGAAGTGAAGGAAGTAGTGGCTGAAGCTGAATAA
- the pxpB gene encoding 5-oxoprolinase subunit PxpB, producing MNLLDPEDHLHQLPAIRIYPVAEHAITISIGEGYNRERHRLLLYLAAQLGSAALPGLLDLSIAYNSLTVFFDPIRLLKEPHTTPVQKMTRMLQGIWDNLEAGQFQPEGRHHIIPVCYDGGYGPDLEPIAKTHSMDSESLIKIFESETYYVYMVGFSPGFPYMGTVPDQIASPRKASPALRVAPGSVGIAGNQTGIYPQATPGGWQIIGRTPLKIFDADARDCCLFKPGDTVSFSRIDSATFKYLNQYEDA from the coding sequence ATGAACCTACTAGACCCGGAGGATCACCTGCACCAACTTCCCGCTATCCGCATCTATCCCGTTGCTGAGCATGCCATCACCATCAGTATTGGCGAAGGTTACAACAGGGAAAGGCATCGCCTGCTGCTTTACCTCGCAGCTCAACTGGGATCTGCTGCCCTACCCGGCCTCCTGGACCTCAGTATCGCTTATAATAGCCTGACCGTTTTCTTTGATCCTATCCGCCTTTTGAAGGAACCGCATACAACTCCGGTTCAAAAAATGACCAGGATGCTGCAGGGGATATGGGATAACCTGGAGGCAGGACAATTCCAACCGGAAGGCAGGCACCACATCATTCCCGTCTGTTATGATGGCGGCTACGGCCCAGACCTGGAGCCAATAGCTAAAACCCATTCCATGGATAGCGAAAGCCTGATCAAGATATTTGAATCGGAGACCTACTATGTCTATATGGTAGGTTTCAGCCCCGGTTTCCCCTACATGGGAACCGTTCCCGACCAGATCGCCTCTCCCCGTAAGGCCAGTCCCGCTTTGAGGGTTGCGCCAGGCTCAGTAGGCATAGCCGGCAACCAAACGGGAATCTATCCACAGGCCACCCCTGGCGGATGGCAGATCATTGGCAGGACCCCACTGAAAATATTTGATGCTGATGCCAGGGATTGCTGCCTTTTCAAACCTGGTGATACGGTGAGTTTTAGCCGGATCGATTCCGCAACCTTTAAATACCTGAACCAGTATGAAGATGCTTAA
- a CDS encoding biotin-dependent carboxyltransferase family protein: MKMLKCGIASIQDHGRYGYRNLGINTGGPMDQAAYRLGNMLVANVPGTAAVELATGEFLGQANFRLLVAVSGLGYHVRVNEKTSPCWRPIVLEEGDLLHVIPEKGGYAYICIHGGIRTQEWLGSRSLHPACRKGGINGDLLKKGDTLPLTRFLEEQAARMVDQLRTKPAFRLSNSVIPDYDSPTIRVFAGPEWDWFDDDAKAQFLNRPFKLTPMVSRMGFRLSGNPINKSVSREMISSAVVPGTIQVSGDGQLLVLMADAQTTGGYPRIAGVSAVDLPILAAMQPGNSANFKMIPFQEAEQLLLERERLFNQIEKDLRLLHS, from the coding sequence ATGAAGATGCTTAAATGCGGGATCGCCTCTATCCAGGACCACGGTCGGTATGGTTACCGCAATCTCGGGATCAACACGGGAGGCCCGATGGACCAGGCAGCCTATCGCCTGGGCAATATGCTGGTAGCCAATGTGCCGGGAACGGCTGCTGTTGAACTGGCCACCGGTGAATTCCTGGGACAGGCAAATTTTCGCTTATTGGTTGCCGTTAGCGGTCTCGGATACCATGTCCGGGTCAATGAAAAGACATCCCCCTGCTGGCGACCCATCGTGCTCGAGGAAGGGGACCTGCTCCATGTCATCCCGGAGAAGGGCGGTTATGCCTATATCTGCATTCATGGAGGGATCAGGACCCAGGAATGGCTGGGATCGCGGTCTCTGCATCCTGCCTGCAGGAAAGGTGGCATCAACGGGGACTTATTGAAGAAAGGCGATACCCTTCCTTTGACAAGGTTCCTTGAAGAACAGGCTGCAAGGATGGTGGACCAGCTCAGAACCAAGCCCGCCTTTCGCCTGTCGAACTCGGTTATACCCGATTACGATAGCCCCACCATCAGGGTATTTGCAGGTCCGGAGTGGGATTGGTTTGACGATGATGCCAAAGCGCAATTCCTAAACCGTCCTTTTAAACTGACCCCAATGGTCAGCAGGATGGGCTTTCGCCTTTCCGGAAACCCCATCAATAAGTCTGTAAGCCGGGAAATGATATCCAGCGCGGTTGTTCCAGGAACCATACAGGTGAGTGGCGACGGCCAGCTCCTGGTCCTCATGGCGGATGCCCAAACCACCGGGGGATACCCAAGGATCGCCGGCGTTTCTGCTGTTGACCTGCCCATTCTGGCAGCCATGCAACCGGGCAATTCCGCTAATTTTAAGATGATCCCTTTCCAGGAAGCAGAACAGTTGCTATTGGAAAGGGAGCGGTTATTTAATCAAATTGAAAAGGACCTCAGGTTACTGCATTCATGA
- the pxpA gene encoding 5-oxoprolinase subunit PxpA, with protein MNRITIDINCDMGEGTGNDAILMPLISSANIACGFHAGDPETMRHTVQLAKKYHVAIGAHPSFFDREHFGRRKMDIAPEKIYALVIYQVGALATICKAEGARLRHVKPHGALYNQSASDPGIARAIASAVRDCDRDLVLFGLAGSKLVEAGRAMGLTVAEEAFADRSYSRDGSLTPRTQANALINSSKKATAQVLDIIREGKVMATDGSTVSLHADTICIHGDGQHAVDFARAIQETLRTHSITIQSPHAAKPQV; from the coding sequence ATGAACAGGATTACGATCGATATCAACTGCGATATGGGCGAAGGCACTGGCAACGATGCCATATTGATGCCTTTGATCAGTTCTGCCAATATTGCCTGTGGCTTCCATGCAGGCGACCCTGAAACCATGAGGCATACCGTGCAGTTGGCAAAAAAATACCATGTGGCCATTGGCGCCCATCCCTCCTTTTTTGACAGGGAACATTTTGGAAGAAGGAAAATGGATATTGCCCCTGAAAAGATCTATGCACTCGTGATCTACCAGGTCGGCGCATTGGCAACGATCTGTAAGGCCGAAGGCGCCCGGCTGCGCCATGTAAAACCACATGGTGCTTTGTACAACCAATCCGCTTCCGACCCCGGTATCGCCAGGGCCATTGCATCTGCTGTCAGGGACTGTGACCGCGACCTTGTACTTTTCGGCCTGGCAGGCAGCAAACTGGTGGAAGCCGGACGGGCCATGGGTTTAACAGTTGCTGAGGAAGCTTTTGCAGACCGAAGCTATTCCAGGGATGGAAGCCTTACGCCCCGCACCCAGGCCAATGCGCTCATCAATAGTTCCAAAAAAGCAACAGCCCAGGTACTGGATATTATCCGGGAAGGGAAAGTAATGGCCACTGATGGATCAACTGTAAGCCTGCATGCAGATACCATCTGCATCCATGGGGATGGCCAGCATGCGGTTGATTTTGCCAGGGCCATACAGGAAACACTGCGTACCCATTCCATAACCATCCAGTCACCCCATGCAGCAAAACCCCAGGTTTAA
- a CDS encoding NRAMP family divalent metal transporter yields the protein MQQNPRFNRQTFWSAAFLMATSAIGPGFLTQTTVFTEQLLASFGFVILLSILLDIGVQLNIWRIISAANKPAQEIANAVIPGMGGFLAALIIFGGLAFNIGNIAGAGLGLEVLTGMDNRIGAGLSALIAIALLIGKNGNKAMDHFVKALGVLMIVLTIYVVFQSDPPVGEAVYRSFLPVRTDWTAVITIVGGTVGGYICFAGAHRLLDAGVTGQASMKEVSGGAIRGILTASAMRVLLFLAALGVVAKGIRLDAANPAADVFRQAAGNLGFRVFGLVMWSAAITSVIGSAYTSISFIRSERPFFRKYQPVLTGIFILVSTGIYLWVGKPVSLLIWAGTINGFILPVSLVILLAATFKTPIMNHYQHPKWLTISGLIIALLMAAMAIRVLFNQ from the coding sequence ATGCAGCAAAACCCCAGGTTTAATAGGCAAACGTTCTGGAGTGCCGCCTTCCTGATGGCCACCTCTGCCATTGGGCCAGGTTTTCTTACCCAGACTACCGTTTTTACGGAACAGCTATTGGCCAGCTTTGGTTTTGTCATCCTGCTATCTATCCTTTTGGACATCGGCGTACAACTCAATATCTGGAGGATCATTTCTGCAGCCAACAAACCCGCCCAGGAAATTGCCAATGCTGTGATCCCAGGCATGGGAGGATTTCTTGCCGCATTGATCATCTTCGGCGGCCTCGCCTTTAATATCGGCAATATCGCAGGGGCTGGACTTGGGCTGGAAGTTTTAACAGGAATGGACAACCGAATTGGTGCCGGATTGAGTGCTTTGATCGCCATAGCCCTGCTGATCGGCAAGAATGGTAATAAAGCCATGGACCATTTTGTAAAGGCCCTGGGGGTCCTGATGATCGTCCTGACAATATATGTGGTATTCCAATCTGATCCACCTGTTGGGGAAGCTGTTTACCGCTCCTTCCTTCCGGTCAGGACCGATTGGACCGCTGTGATCACCATTGTTGGCGGCACTGTGGGTGGTTATATCTGTTTCGCAGGTGCGCACAGGTTGTTGGATGCCGGTGTAACCGGACAGGCATCCATGAAGGAGGTATCAGGTGGGGCGATCAGGGGCATCCTTACGGCATCTGCCATGCGCGTACTATTATTCCTTGCCGCACTGGGGGTAGTAGCCAAAGGCATCAGGCTAGATGCTGCCAATCCAGCTGCAGATGTATTCAGGCAGGCAGCAGGTAATCTGGGGTTTCGCGTATTCGGTTTGGTCATGTGGAGTGCTGCCATCACTTCTGTAATCGGCTCTGCCTACACTTCTATTTCCTTTATCCGGTCTGAAAGACCCTTCTTCAGGAAATACCAACCCGTGCTGACGGGAATATTCATCCTCGTTTCCACAGGTATTTATCTATGGGTGGGGAAACCGGTCAGCCTGCTGATCTGGGCAGGAACCATCAATGGATTCATCTTGCCGGTTTCATTGGTGATACTGCTGGCGGCAACATTTAAGACGCCTATCATGAACCATTATCAACACCCGAAATGGTTGACCATTTCGGGGTTGATCATAGCACTGCTCATGGCAGCCATGGCCATAAGGGTATTGTTCAATCAATAA
- a CDS encoding OsmC family protein — translation MIRNATAVWNGSGKEGNGHLTTQSTVLNQTQYSFSSRFENGVGTNPEELVAAAHAGCFTMKLSFVLGAAGFTPDTLETRCEITFENGAVTKSHLILKAKVPGISKVQLDACVKDAEENCPISKLLNTAISSEVTLL, via the coding sequence ATGATCCGCAATGCAACCGCAGTATGGAACGGTTCGGGAAAAGAAGGTAATGGACACCTTACCACCCAAAGCACCGTGTTGAACCAGACCCAGTATTCCTTCAGCTCCCGTTTTGAGAACGGAGTAGGCACCAATCCTGAAGAACTGGTTGCTGCCGCCCATGCCGGATGTTTCACCATGAAGCTGAGCTTTGTATTAGGCGCAGCAGGATTTACCCCTGACACATTGGAGACCAGGTGCGAAATTACCTTCGAAAATGGTGCGGTGACCAAGTCACACCTGATCCTGAAAGCAAAGGTTCCGGGTATCAGCAAGGTGCAGCTGGATGCCTGTGTGAAGGATGCAGAAGAAAATTGTCCGATCTCAAAGCTGTTGAATACAGCCATCAGTTCTGAAGTTACGCTTCTTTGA
- a CDS encoding saccharopine dehydrogenase family protein, whose product MNIAVLGSGMVGRAIALDLAERHQVTSFDLHEAPLQVLRARNASIHTRVADLGQFNLYTDWLQPFDLVVTAVPGFMGYRALEAVIDAGKDVVDISFFPEDALQLHELAVKKNVTAITDCGVAPGMSNFIIGRYNEEIKVNAFEIYVGGLPKVRKKPFEYKAPFSPVDVIEEYTRPARLKENGHIVVKPALSERNYMNFEGIGTLEAFNTDGLRSLLHTMPHVPNQKEQTLRYPGHVDLILALQQSGFFGHEPVEVDGHSIRPIDFSSKILFKEWKLGPDEEEFTVMRVIVDGEKDGKPVRVTYDLLDRYDPVSGISSMSRTTGYTCTAAVELVAKGLFKAKGVFPPELVGKDKACFDFVLDYLRERKINWQKDLNG is encoded by the coding sequence ATGAATATAGCAGTATTAGGTTCCGGAATGGTTGGACGCGCCATTGCGCTTGATCTCGCTGAAAGGCACCAGGTAACCTCATTCGATCTCCATGAAGCGCCCTTGCAGGTATTGCGTGCCCGGAATGCCTCTATCCACACCCGGGTGGCTGATCTTGGGCAGTTCAACCTTTATACCGATTGGTTGCAGCCATTTGACCTGGTGGTAACGGCTGTTCCCGGGTTCATGGGATACAGGGCCCTAGAAGCAGTAATTGATGCCGGTAAGGATGTGGTGGATATTTCCTTTTTTCCCGAAGATGCCCTGCAGCTCCATGAGCTGGCGGTGAAAAAGAATGTTACCGCTATCACCGATTGTGGTGTGGCGCCTGGCATGAGTAATTTCATTATTGGCCGCTATAATGAAGAGATAAAGGTGAATGCATTTGAGATCTATGTAGGCGGTCTTCCCAAAGTGCGTAAGAAACCTTTCGAATACAAAGCTCCTTTTTCCCCGGTGGATGTGATCGAGGAATATACCCGTCCGGCCAGGTTAAAGGAGAACGGACATATTGTGGTGAAGCCGGCCCTTTCCGAAAGGAATTACATGAACTTCGAAGGGATCGGCACATTAGAGGCCTTCAACACCGATGGATTGCGGAGTTTGCTCCACACCATGCCCCATGTTCCCAACCAGAAGGAACAAACCCTTCGCTACCCTGGCCATGTTGACCTGATCCTCGCCCTGCAGCAGAGCGGCTTCTTTGGCCATGAGCCGGTGGAGGTGGATGGCCATTCCATCAGGCCCATTGACTTCTCATCCAAGATCCTTTTCAAGGAATGGAAACTGGGTCCGGATGAAGAAGAGTTTACCGTGATGCGGGTGATCGTTGATGGTGAGAAAGATGGGAAACCGGTAAGGGTGACCTATGACCTGCTTGACCGTTATGACCCGGTCAGCGGCATTTCCTCGATGTCCAGGACTACCGGTTATACCTGTACAGCTGCAGTAGAATTAGTGGCAAAAGGTTTGTTCAAGGCAAAAGGGGTATTCCCGCCGGAACTGGTTGGAAAGGACAAAGCCTGTTTTGACTTTGTACTGGACTACCTCAGGGAAAGAAAGATAAACTGGCAGAAGGACCTGAATGGCTAA